From Magnolia sinica isolate HGM2019 chromosome 13, MsV1, whole genome shotgun sequence, one genomic window encodes:
- the LOC131223533 gene encoding protein argonaute MEL1-like, with the protein MSRRGSSGQRATPAPSPSQRGGRGGRGGGGRGAPPPQQQQRPSPSASAAPAAASASSSVSRDSERRVSLEERSTPAPSTAPAPAPAPALAQQLPPPSSTKAIRFPARPDFGTLGSKCVVRANHFLVDIAEDKDLCHYDVSVSPEVASRATNRAIIQQLVATYKESHLGRRKPVYDGRKSLYTAGPLPFDSKEFVIKLVDKDKTGSTSSTTRREREFKVAIKFAARADLHHLKQFLRARQLDAPQETIQVLDVVLRESPSFNYTPVQRSFFSPELGQKSSLGDGLECWRGFYQSIRPTQMGLSLNIDISSTSFYEPIPVVDFVSQYLNLRDPTRPLSDTDRVKIKKALRGVKVYASHRKESSRQYRISGITAQPMSQLTFPIDDQGHTISVIEYFKEKYRVVLRKILLPCLQVGSDARPTYLPMEVCQIVEGQRYSRKLNERQVTAILRAACQRPADRERNIHEMVVRNNYNRDQYAQEFGIQVQDRLVSVDARVLPPPELKYHASGREANCHPRVGQWNMINKKMVNGGNVEYWTCINFSRLPPDAVHTFCHELVGMCRNIGMTFSPNPLVPIRADRPNRIEMALMDVHKQATANLQSGDKKKHLQLLIIILPDMSGSYGKIKRVCETELGIVSQCCQPRQASRVNKQYLENVALKINVKVGGRNTVLADALAGRIHKVTDVPTIIFGADVTHPSPGEDSSPSIAAVVASMDWPEVTKYRGLVSAQPHRQELIRDLFQVVQDPQRGSMNKGMIREQLIAFRRATGQKPHRIIFYRDGVSEGQFSQVLLYELDAIRKACVSLEEGYVPPVTFVVVQKRHHTRLFPADHRDRNSTDRSGNILPGTVVDTKICHPIEFDFYLCSHAGIQGTSRPTHYHVLWDENKFTADTLQKLTNNLCYTYARCTRSVSIVPPAYYAHLAAFRARYYMESDVSDGGSTSAAGGNTRERSTEVRPLPQIKDSVKEVMFYC; encoded by the exons ATGTCGAGGCGCGGAAGCAGCGGGCAAAGAGCTACTCCAGCGCCATCTCCATCTCAGAGAGGTGGAAGAGGTGGCCGCGGCGGAGGAGGTAGAGGCGCtcctcctcctcagcagcagcagcgaccatCGCCATCTGCATCAGCAGCTCCAGCTGCAGCATCTGCGTCTTCCTCTGTAAGCCGCGATTCCGAGCGGCGTGTTTCCTTGGAGGAACGTTCTACGCCAGCACCGTCGACGGCGCCCGCCCCCGCGCCAGCGCCAGCACTGGCGCAGCAGCTGCCGCCACCATCATCGACGAAGGCGATCCGATTCCCCGCTCGGCCCGATTTCGGAACTCTCGGCTCAAAGTGCGTGGTCCGTGCGAACCACTTCCTTGTCGATATAGCTGAGGACAAGGACCTATGCCACTATGAT GTTTCTGTTTCTCCGGAGGTTGCATCCCGAGCCACAAATCGTGCCATCATCCAACAGCTCGTAGCAACCTATAAGGAATCACATTTGGGTAGAAGAAAGCCTGTTTATGATGGTAGAAAGAGCCTGTACACTGCTGGGCCTTTGCCATTTGACTCGAAAGAATTTGTCATCAAGTTGGTCGACAAAGATAAGACAGGTTCCACTAGTTCAACGACCAG aagggagagagagtttaaggtgGCAATTAAGTTTGCTGCTCGAGCTGATCTGCACCATCTGAAGCAGTTTTTGCGAGCTAGACAGTTGGATGCACCACAGGAGACAATACAAGTGCTTGATGTGGTGCTAAGAGAATCGCCTTCATTCAA TTATACTCCCGTGCAAAGATCTTTTTTCTCTCCTGAGTTGGGTCAAAAAAGTTCTCTAGGTGATGGTTTGGAGTGTTGGAGGGGATTCTATCAGAGCATCCGCCCTACACAGATGGGGCTTTCGCTGAACATTG ATATCTCATCAACGTCATTTTACGAACCAATTCCAGTTGTAGATTTTGTATCTCAGTATCTCAATTTGCGAGATCCAACAAGGCCGTTATCTGATACCGACCGCGTTAAG ATAAAGAAGGCCTTGAGGGGAGTAAAGGTCTATGCCTCCCACAGGAAGGAGTCATCTAGACAATATCGAATTTCAGGGATAACTGCTCAGCCAATGAGCCAGCTGAC ATTTCCCATTGATGACCAGGGGCATACCATTTCTGTCATTGAGTACTTCAAAGAGAAGTACAGAGTTGTCCTCCGCAAGATTTTGTTGCCATGTCTTCAAGTTGGCAGTGATGCCAGGCCAACATACTTACCTATGGAG GTTTGTCAAATTGTTGAAGGGCAGCGATACTCAAGGAAATTGAATGAGCGGCAGGTTACTGCCATCTTGAGGGCTGCTTGTCAACGTCCTGCTGACAGGGAGAGGAACATCCATGAG ATGGTTGTGCGCAACAATTACAACAGGGATCAGTATGCACAGGAGTTTGGGATTCAAGTTCAAGACAGACTTGTTTCTGTTGATGCTCGTGTTTTGCCACCTCCTGAG CTCAAGTATCATGCTAGTGGGCGGGAGGCAAACTGCCATCCTCGAGTGGGGCAATGGAACATGATCAACAAG AAAATGGTTAATGGTGGCAATGTCGAATACTGGACATGCATAAACTTCTCACGTCTGCCTCCAGATGCAGTTCATACATTTTGCCACGAACTGGTTGGCATGTGTCGAAATATAGGAATG ACATTCAGCCCCAATCCATTGGTGCCCATCCGCGCAGATCGCCCTAATAGGATTGAGATGGCTCTGATGGATGTACACAAACAAGCCACTGCAAACCTACAAAGTGGAGATAAGAAGAAACATCTCCAATTGCTTATTATCATTTTACCTGACATGAGTGGTTCATATG GAAAGATAAAACGTGTCTGCGAAACGGAGTTGGGCATAGTGTCGCAGTGTTGCCAACCGAGACAGGCATCCAGAGTCAATAAACAGTATCTTGAAAATGTTGCCTTAAAAATTAATGTCAAG GTTGGAGGTCGCAACACAGTGCTAGCTGATGCCCTTGCGGGTCGTATTCATAAAGTAACTGATGTTCCCACGATAATATTTGGTGCTGATGTCACGCATCCATCTCCAGGAGAGGATTCCAGCCCGTCAATTGCGGCA GTTGTAGCTTCAATGGATTGGCCAGAGGTCACCAAGTACCGGGGTTTGGTCTCGGCACAGCCGCATCGGCAGGAGCTGATAAGAGATCTGTTTCAAGTTGTGCAGGATCCTCAGAGAGGTTCTATGAACAAAGGGATGATCCG AGAACAACTGATTGCATTCAGGCGAGCAACGGGACAGAAGCCTCATCGCATCATATTCTATAG GGATGGTGTGAGCGAAGGCCAGTTCAGTCAAGTTTTGCTTTATGAGTTGGATGCAATTAGGAAG GCCTGTGTTTCATTGGAGGAAGGATATGTTCCACCGGTGACATTTGTGGTAGTGCAAAAGAGACACCACACACGACTTTTCCCTGCAGACCATAGGGACCGTAATTCAACTGACAGGAGTGGTAACATCTTACCTG GAACTGTTGTCGATACGAAGATATGCCACCCAATTGAGTTTGATTTTTATCTCTGCAGCCATGCTGGTATTCAG GGAACAAGCCGTCCCACCCACTATCATGTTCTGTGGGATGAGAACAAGTTCACAGCAGATACATTGCAAAAGCTAACAAACAATCTCTGCTACAC GTATGCCCGATGTACTCGCTCAGTGTCCATAG TTCCTCCCGCATACTACGCTCACTTGGCAGCATTTCGTGCAAGGTACTACATGGAAAGTGATGTATCagatggtgggtccacatcagcaGCTGGTGGAAACACCAGGGAACGGAGCACAGAGGTCCGCCCGCTGCCTCAAATCAAGGACTCAGTGAAGGAAGTAATGTTTTACTGCTGA